In the genome of Acidimicrobiia bacterium, one region contains:
- a CDS encoding Na+/H+ antiporter subunit E: MSLLARVALLTGIWLLAWGSARPETVVAGVASSIVLLVAFPPARGAAPLRRGVRPFAVARLLAYLAWQLVTSNVVVARTILSRRARVRTGVVVHELATASPWVMTVVANTIALTPGTMTVDSTRFPPTIEVHFLLLDDPDAARRGLARLERLVTAAVGGTVSRGDA, from the coding sequence ATGAGCCTGCTCGCGCGCGTCGCGCTCCTCACCGGCATCTGGCTGCTCGCGTGGGGGAGCGCGCGCCCGGAGACCGTCGTGGCCGGGGTCGCGTCGAGCATCGTCCTGCTCGTCGCCTTCCCGCCCGCACGTGGTGCGGCACCACTGCGCCGCGGGGTCCGGCCGTTCGCGGTCGCGCGCCTGCTCGCGTACCTCGCGTGGCAGCTCGTCACGTCGAACGTCGTCGTCGCGCGCACGATCCTCAGCCGCCGCGCGCGGGTCCGCACCGGTGTCGTGGTCCACGAGCTGGCGACGGCGTCGCCGTGGGTGATGACCGTCGTCGCGAACACGATCGCGCTCACACCGGGGACGATGACGGTCGACTCGACGCGCTTCCCGCCCACGATCGAGGTCCACTTCCTGCTGCTCGATGATCCCGACGCCGCGCGGCGCGGGCTCGCCCGCCTCGAGCGGCTCGTCACCGCCGCGGTCGGTGGGACGGTCTCGCGAGGCGACGCGTGA
- a CDS encoding monovalent cation/H+ antiporter complex subunit F, translating to MTLATFVILGVAAGAFMFRLCAGPSIADRAIGLSGLVVAGMGALATDAIRTHAGAYLPTLVVVALVGPVSTAMVARYIEGRDGDR from the coding sequence GTGACGCTCGCGACGTTCGTGATCCTCGGCGTCGCGGCCGGCGCGTTCATGTTCCGCCTGTGCGCGGGCCCGTCGATCGCGGACCGCGCCATCGGGTTGAGCGGCCTCGTCGTCGCCGGCATGGGCGCGCTCGCGACCGACGCGATCCGCACACACGCGGGCGCGTACCTGCCGACGCTCGTCGTCGTCGCGCTCGTCGGACCCGTCAGCACCGCGATGGTGGCCCGCTACATCGAGGGGCGTGACGGTGACCGGTGA
- a CDS encoding monovalent cation/H(+) antiporter subunit G, with the protein MTVTGEVLALAGSVLVLIAAIGVVRFDDVLARMHALAKASTLGVLLLLAGAAVSLHSANDVTSVALAALAQVLTSPPASNMLSRATYLARQRRGVRT; encoded by the coding sequence GTGACGGTGACCGGTGAGGTGCTCGCGCTCGCCGGCTCGGTGCTGGTGCTGATCGCCGCGATCGGCGTGGTCCGCTTCGACGACGTCCTCGCGCGCATGCACGCGCTCGCCAAGGCGTCGACACTCGGCGTGCTGCTCCTGCTCGCCGGCGCCGCGGTGAGCCTCCACAGCGCGAACGACGTCACGTCCGTCGCGCTCGCCGCGCTCGCGCAGGTCCTGACGTCGCCGCCCGCGTCGAACATGCTCAGCCGCGCGACGTACCTCGCCCGGCAGCGACGCGGGGTCAGGACATGA
- a CDS encoding ABC transporter permease subunit, with protein sequence MSLVGTEVVKQGRRLRTWVVFGLMVAIPVIITFALWANPPSQPGGEGGGGGDFFFLSRSSGLLLPAAVLLVASRFLLIGVAALFGGDTIAAEASWGNLRSLLVRPVQRGRLVLVKLGAATVLTALSTLILVLTALIAGVIVWGWHGIAGVSLGFGFFRVPSQSAGLLLWHLVIATAYVTWSLAAAVAFGFMVSTMSDSPIGAAAAAFGLYVVSAILDAVSAIGSIRNGFPTHYSDAWQDLFIHNHASFEMVLGSLVQLGYVVAFCAIGVWWFRRKDVMS encoded by the coding sequence GTGAGTCTCGTTGGTACGGAGGTCGTCAAGCAGGGGCGGCGGCTGCGGACGTGGGTCGTGTTCGGGTTGATGGTCGCGATCCCCGTGATCATCACGTTCGCGCTGTGGGCGAACCCGCCGAGCCAACCGGGCGGTGAGGGAGGCGGCGGAGGCGACTTCTTCTTCCTGTCGCGGAGCAGTGGCCTGCTGCTCCCCGCCGCCGTGCTGCTCGTCGCGAGCCGGTTCCTGCTCATCGGCGTCGCCGCGCTGTTCGGCGGCGACACGATCGCGGCCGAGGCCTCCTGGGGCAACCTCCGCTCGCTCCTGGTGCGACCGGTCCAGCGCGGGCGGCTCGTACTGGTGAAGCTCGGCGCGGCGACCGTCCTCACCGCGCTGTCGACGCTGATCCTCGTGCTCACGGCCCTGATCGCCGGCGTCATCGTCTGGGGCTGGCACGGCATCGCCGGCGTCAGCCTCGGCTTCGGGTTCTTCCGTGTCCCGTCCCAGTCGGCGGGCCTGTTGCTGTGGCACCTCGTGATCGCGACGGCGTATGTGACGTGGAGCCTCGCCGCGGCGGTCGCGTTCGGGTTCATGGTGTCGACGATGAGCGACTCGCCGATCGGCGCGGCCGCGGCGGCGTTCGGGCTCTACGTGGTGTCCGCCATCCTCGACGCCGTCAGCGCGATCGGTTCGATCCGCAACGGCTTCCCGACGCACTACTCGGACGCGTGGCAGGACTTGTTCATCCACAACCACGCGAGCTTCGAGATGGTGCTCGGCTCGCTGGTCCAGCTCGGCTACGTGGTGGCGTTCTGCGCGATCGGCGTGTGGTGGTTCCGGCGCAAGGACGTCATGTCCTGA
- a CDS encoding ABC transporter ATP-binding protein — MPPDASPTSTAAPPASVPASPVVEVQSLSKRFDQNVLAVDDLTFTVERGDVCGLLGPNGAGKTTTLRMLLGLIRPTGGGTRVFGEAIVPSARVLARVGAMIEQAAFVPYLTGLTNLRLHWEAGGGDFEKADVEGALAVAALGDAIHRKVRTYSQGMRQRLGLARALLGQPELLVLDEPTNGLDPQEMRAVRGLLRRVADGGTTVLLSSHLLSEVEQVCTTAVVMDRGRLVASGTVADLMQAAVSAYLEVDDGERAARVLREVPGVEGVAPEPPGLSVAMDGVERWQLVDALVHAGVKVTTVTSRHRLEDAFLGLLGEETERTS, encoded by the coding sequence GTGCCGCCCGATGCCTCCCCGACGTCCACCGCCGCGCCGCCGGCGTCCGTTCCCGCGTCGCCCGTCGTCGAGGTGCAGTCGCTGTCGAAGCGCTTCGACCAGAACGTCCTCGCCGTCGACGACCTCACGTTCACCGTCGAGCGCGGCGACGTGTGCGGGCTGCTCGGCCCGAACGGGGCCGGGAAGACGACGACGCTCCGGATGTTGCTCGGGCTGATCCGGCCGACGGGCGGCGGGACGCGCGTCTTCGGCGAGGCGATCGTGCCGAGCGCGCGTGTGCTGGCGCGCGTCGGGGCGATGATCGAGCAGGCCGCCTTCGTCCCGTACCTCACGGGGCTGACGAACCTGCGTCTCCACTGGGAGGCGGGAGGCGGCGACTTCGAGAAGGCCGACGTCGAGGGCGCGCTCGCCGTCGCCGCGCTCGGCGACGCGATCCACCGCAAGGTGCGCACCTACTCACAGGGCATGCGCCAACGGCTCGGTCTGGCGCGCGCGTTGCTCGGGCAGCCGGAGCTCCTCGTGCTCGACGAGCCGACGAACGGGCTCGACCCGCAGGAGATGCGCGCGGTGCGCGGGTTGCTGCGGCGTGTCGCGGACGGCGGCACGACCGTCCTGCTGTCGAGCCACCTCTTGAGCGAGGTCGAGCAGGTGTGCACGACCGCGGTCGTGATGGATCGCGGGCGTCTCGTCGCGTCCGGCACCGTCGCCGACCTCATGCAGGCCGCGGTCTCGGCGTACCTGGAGGTCGACGACGGCGAGCGCGCCGCGCGCGTGCTGCGCGAGGTCCCGGGCGTGGAGGGCGTGGCGCCCGAGCCACCCGGGCTGTCGGTCGCGATGGACGGCGTCGAGCGCTGGCAGCTCGTCGACGCGCTCGTGCACGCGGGCGTGAAGGTGACGACGGTGACGTCGCGCCACCGCCTCGAGGACGCCTTCCTCGGCCTCCTCGGCGAGGAGACGGAGAGAACCTCGTGA
- a CDS encoding helix-turn-helix domain-containing protein, with product MTNSAADPVSPCVSEQVTALPAPHLRPFVASYVGYRMEGFPAGVHAGLPSRHLTFVVSVDEPVDLVAMPDRAQRPDRFGALVGGLHVAPAMIRHDGNQHGVQLKITPAGSRALFGMPAAALASTIVTLGDVLGASAAEELRDRLHAARSWDCRFAILDDVLSRAVREARAARPEVVRAWDCIAATGGRVDIGSVARDVGWSRRHLADQFGAEFGHPPKSIARVMRFERSRLRVMRPGAVLARVAAECGYADQAHMARDWRDLAGASPSAWLAAERLPFVQGADGDAGAS from the coding sequence ATGACGAATTCTGCGGCGGACCCCGTCTCACCGTGCGTCTCGGAGCAGGTCACGGCGCTGCCGGCGCCACATTTGCGCCCGTTCGTCGCCTCGTACGTCGGCTACCGGATGGAGGGCTTCCCGGCCGGCGTGCATGCGGGCCTGCCGTCCCGCCACCTGACGTTCGTCGTCAGCGTCGACGAACCCGTCGACCTCGTCGCGATGCCCGACCGCGCGCAGCGTCCGGACCGCTTCGGCGCGCTCGTGGGCGGGCTGCACGTGGCGCCGGCGATGATCCGCCACGACGGGAACCAGCACGGTGTCCAGCTCAAGATCACGCCGGCCGGCTCGCGCGCGCTGTTCGGGATGCCGGCGGCCGCGCTCGCCTCGACGATCGTCACGCTCGGCGACGTGCTCGGCGCCTCAGCCGCGGAGGAGTTGCGGGACCGCCTGCACGCGGCACGCTCGTGGGACTGCCGGTTCGCGATCCTGGACGACGTGCTGTCGCGCGCCGTGCGGGAGGCGCGCGCGGCGCGGCCCGAGGTCGTGCGCGCGTGGGACTGCATCGCGGCGACGGGCGGCCGTGTCGACATCGGCTCGGTCGCGCGTGACGTCGGCTGGAGCCGGCGCCACCTCGCGGACCAGTTCGGCGCGGAGTTCGGTCATCCGCCGAAGTCGATCGCCCGGGTGATGCGCTTCGAGCGGTCGCGCCTGCGCGTCATGCGACCGGGCGCGGTCCTCGCGCGCGTGGCCGCCGAGTGCGGCTACGCGGACCAGGCCCACATGGCACGCGACTGGCGCGACCTCGCGGGCGCGAGCCCGAGCGCGTGGCTCGCGGCGGAACGTCTCCCATTCGTCCAAGGCGCGGACGGTGACGCGGGCGCATCCTGA
- a CDS encoding VOC family protein, with protein sequence MTTRTPTTTQQKTVWPSLVYEDARAAIRFLVDVFGFEERITVPSDGDDTVIVHAQLRWPEGGGVMLSTAHREGNVFSDRPVGTGSVYVVTDDPDAVYARATAAGLPVVQAIRDEDYGGRGFGVRDREGNIWSFGSYRGE encoded by the coding sequence ATGACCACACGCACACCGACCACGACCCAGCAGAAGACGGTCTGGCCGTCGCTCGTCTACGAGGACGCCCGGGCCGCGATCCGGTTCCTCGTCGACGTGTTCGGGTTCGAGGAGCGCATCACCGTGCCGAGCGACGGCGACGACACCGTGATCGTGCACGCGCAGCTCCGCTGGCCCGAGGGCGGGGGCGTCATGCTGTCGACCGCCCACCGGGAGGGCAACGTCTTCTCGGACCGGCCCGTCGGCACGGGCTCGGTGTACGTCGTCACCGACGATCCCGACGCGGTCTACGCGCGCGCCACCGCCGCCGGCCTGCCCGTCGTCCAGGCGATCAGGGACGAGGACTACGGCGGCCGCGGCTTCGGCGTGCGCGACCGCGAGGGCAACATCTGGTCCTTCGGCAGCTACCGCGGCGAGTAG
- a CDS encoding cytochrome P450, whose translation MTTTAPTLAEIDLTDLDNFAHGFPHDLFVVHRREAPVWWHEPTEHTPDGEGFWSVATYAETLAVQNDATTYSSERGGDREYGGTLLQDLPIAGVVLNMMDDPRHARIRRLVSSGLTPRMVTRLEDELRRRTRALLGRVREREPFDFLVDVAAELPMQMICILLGVPERDRHALWEAVDPGFDVRTGDRPFSSGDTSAQAGMLEYGTELIASKRAHPTDDMLSIVVHATLDDVDPPALSDGELYAFFSLLFAAGSETTRNAIAGGLLALIDRPDQLDALRADPSALSGAIEEMLRWTTPSPSKRRTATRRTELAGHTIEAGDKVLFWEASANRDERVFERSMTFDVRRGPNPHVTFGHGIHYCLGASLARLEMRVLFEELLPTFAGYELVEPVEWTRSNRHTGIRHMKLQVTRA comes from the coding sequence ATGACCACGACCGCCCCGACGTTGGCGGAGATCGACCTCACGGACCTCGACAACTTCGCCCACGGGTTCCCGCACGACCTCTTCGTGGTGCACCGTCGCGAGGCCCCCGTGTGGTGGCACGAGCCGACCGAGCACACGCCGGACGGCGAGGGGTTCTGGTCCGTCGCGACGTACGCGGAGACACTCGCCGTGCAGAACGACGCGACCACGTACTCGTCCGAGCGCGGCGGCGACCGCGAGTACGGCGGGACGCTGTTGCAGGACCTCCCGATCGCGGGCGTGGTCCTGAACATGATGGACGACCCCCGCCACGCACGGATCCGGCGTCTCGTGAGCTCGGGGCTCACCCCGCGAATGGTGACGCGCCTCGAGGACGAGCTGCGGCGACGGACGCGCGCGCTGCTCGGACGCGTCCGCGAGCGCGAGCCGTTCGACTTCCTCGTCGACGTCGCGGCCGAGCTGCCGATGCAGATGATCTGCATCCTCCTCGGCGTCCCCGAACGCGACCGGCACGCGCTCTGGGAGGCGGTGGACCCCGGGTTCGACGTCCGCACCGGCGACCGCCCGTTCAGCAGCGGCGACACGTCGGCCCAGGCGGGCATGCTCGAGTACGGGACCGAGCTCATCGCGTCGAAGCGCGCGCACCCGACCGACGACATGCTGTCGATCGTCGTGCACGCGACGCTCGACGACGTCGATCCGCCCGCCCTGTCGGACGGCGAGCTGTACGCCTTCTTCTCGCTCCTGTTCGCGGCCGGGTCGGAGACGACACGCAACGCGATCGCGGGCGGTCTGCTCGCGCTGATCGACCGTCCCGATCAGCTCGACGCGCTGCGCGCCGACCCCTCGGCGCTGTCCGGCGCGATCGAGGAGATGTTGCGCTGGACGACACCGTCACCGTCGAAGCGCCGCACCGCGACGCGCCGCACCGAGCTCGCCGGGCACACGATCGAGGCCGGCGACAAGGTGCTGTTCTGGGAGGCGTCGGCCAACCGCGACGAGCGCGTCTTCGAGCGGTCGATGACCTTCGACGTGCGGCGCGGCCCGAACCCGCACGTGACGTTCGGCCACGGGATCCACTACTGCCTCGGCGCGAGCCTCGCTCGCCTGGAGATGCGCGTGCTGTTCGAGGAGCTGCTGCCCACGTTCGCGGGCTACGAGCTCGTCGAGCCGGTCGAGTGGACCCGCAGCAACCGCCACACCGGCATCCGCCACATGAAGCTGCAGGTGACGCGGGCGTAG
- the modA gene encoding molybdate ABC transporter substrate-binding protein, with amino-acid sequence MHRHPRRFVVGLVTLLLVLAGCGGTSSSTARAKDAPTLGPVTVFAAASLAPPFRALQRELRTRDPGLDVTFSFAGSQTLERQIEQGAPADVFAAADEVTMRAAQRAGVVGTPSVFARNRLEIVVAAGNPKHVTGLADLARPDLTVVLADPSVPAGNYARQALAKAHVTVHPKSLELDVQSTLAKVTSGEADAAIVYASDVRTAGPKVQGVTIPDAQNVVATYPIAVVKHARHAAAARAFVAAVLSTEGRAALTASGFLPAA; translated from the coding sequence ATGCACCGGCATCCACGCAGGTTCGTCGTCGGGCTCGTCACGCTGCTCCTCGTGCTGGCAGGATGCGGCGGGACGAGCTCGAGCACCGCACGGGCGAAGGACGCGCCCACGCTCGGGCCGGTGACCGTGTTCGCGGCCGCGTCACTCGCGCCGCCGTTCCGTGCCCTGCAACGCGAGCTGCGCACGCGCGATCCCGGCCTCGACGTGACCTTCTCGTTCGCGGGCTCGCAGACGCTCGAGCGTCAGATCGAGCAGGGCGCACCGGCCGACGTGTTCGCGGCCGCGGACGAGGTGACCATGCGCGCCGCGCAGCGCGCGGGTGTCGTCGGCACGCCGTCGGTGTTCGCCCGCAACCGGCTGGAGATCGTCGTCGCGGCCGGGAACCCCAAGCACGTCACGGGGCTCGCCGACCTCGCGCGGCCCGACCTCACGGTGGTGCTCGCCGACCCGTCGGTCCCGGCGGGGAACTATGCCCGGCAGGCGTTGGCGAAGGCGCACGTCACGGTGCACCCCAAGTCGCTCGAGCTCGACGTCCAGTCGACGCTCGCGAAGGTGACGTCGGGCGAGGCGGACGCCGCGATCGTCTACGCGAGCGACGTCCGCACGGCCGGCCCGAAGGTGCAGGGCGTGACGATCCCGGACGCGCAGAACGTCGTGGCGACGTACCCGATCGCGGTCGTGAAGCACGCCCGGCACGCGGCGGCCGCGCGTGCGTTCGTCGCCGCCGTGCTGTCTACCGAGGGCCGGGCGGCGCTCACCGCGTCGGGTTTCCTCCCGGCCGCGTGA
- a CDS encoding TOBE domain-containing protein, translating to MPSYRIGVAAELLGVSPDTVRRWADEGRLHATRTAGGHRVIDGADLARFATALGEEDLGGSAVGQSARNRLTGIVTRVVRDKVTAQVEMQAGRHRIVSLLTREAADDLELAPGVLAVAVVKATNVIVELPADAP from the coding sequence GTGCCCTCGTACCGGATCGGCGTGGCCGCGGAGTTGCTCGGTGTCAGCCCGGACACCGTCCGGCGCTGGGCCGACGAGGGCCGCCTTCACGCGACCCGAACCGCGGGCGGTCACCGGGTCATCGACGGCGCGGACCTGGCCCGGTTCGCCACGGCGCTCGGGGAGGAGGACCTCGGCGGGTCGGCCGTCGGGCAGTCGGCCCGCAACCGGCTCACCGGCATCGTGACACGCGTGGTGCGCGACAAGGTGACCGCGCAGGTCGAGATGCAGGCCGGTCGGCACCGCATCGTGTCGCTGCTCACTCGTGAGGCGGCCGACGACCTCGAGCTCGCGCCCGGGGTCCTCGCGGTCGCGGTCGTCAAGGCGACGAACGTCATCGTCGAGCTCCCGGCCGACGCCCCATGA
- a CDS encoding ABC transporter permease: MTDVAARKQRERERVPVAAIAVAGVAVVFFAVPLAGLVWKAPWRTAWDELTSHDALTALRLSLVTSLGATAVAVVLGVPLAWVQARVPYRGKGLVRALTLLPMVLPPVVGGTALLYGLGRRGLAGRALDAVGVHLPFSTAGAVVAEAFVAMPFLVLTAEAAFRSSDRDLEEAARTLGARRGRVFRQVTLPLARPALVAGAVLCWARALGEFGATITFAGNLPGHTQTLPLFVYVRLESPNPDAAIVLSLLLLAVSVIVIVALRDRWLGALGR, translated from the coding sequence ATGACCGACGTCGCGGCGCGCAAGCAGCGCGAGCGCGAGCGCGTCCCCGTCGCCGCGATCGCGGTCGCGGGTGTCGCCGTCGTGTTCTTCGCGGTCCCGCTCGCGGGTCTCGTGTGGAAGGCCCCGTGGCGCACCGCGTGGGACGAGCTCACGAGCCACGACGCGCTCACCGCGCTGCGCCTGTCGCTCGTGACCTCGCTCGGCGCGACGGCCGTCGCGGTGGTCCTCGGCGTGCCGCTCGCGTGGGTCCAGGCGCGCGTGCCGTACCGGGGCAAGGGGCTCGTGCGCGCGCTCACGCTTCTCCCCATGGTGCTGCCGCCGGTCGTCGGCGGCACCGCGCTCCTGTACGGCCTCGGGCGTCGCGGGCTCGCGGGTCGCGCGCTCGATGCGGTCGGGGTGCACCTCCCGTTCAGCACCGCCGGTGCGGTGGTCGCGGAGGCGTTCGTCGCCATGCCGTTCCTGGTGCTCACCGCGGAGGCGGCCTTCCGCTCGTCGGATCGCGACCTCGAGGAGGCGGCGCGCACGCTCGGCGCGCGGCGCGGTCGCGTCTTCCGCCAGGTCACGCTGCCCCTCGCGCGCCCGGCGCTCGTCGCGGGTGCGGTGCTGTGCTGGGCGCGCGCGCTCGGCGAGTTCGGGGCGACGATCACGTTCGCCGGCAACCTGCCCGGACACACGCAGACGCTGCCGCTGTTCGTGTACGTCCGGCTCGAGAGCCCGAACCCCGACGCCGCGATCGTGCTGAGCCTGTTGCTCCTCGCGGTGTCGGTGATCGTCATCGTCGCCCTGCGCGACCGCTGGCTCGGCGCGCTGGGGCGTTGA